A DNA window from Porites lutea chromosome 6, jaPorLute2.1, whole genome shotgun sequence contains the following coding sequences:
- the LOC140941680 gene encoding BTB/POZ domain-containing protein 3-like — MTTKEGAERWQAKRGTVAERNKYMFNNPLLSDIKFSFPGNDTIIPAHKYVLAVSSSVFFAMFYGDLAETKDTIDIIDCDPETFLSFLRFIYCDEAIFKDTDSAVKVMFLADKYDVPSLTSEIVKYLDGEMDPRSAFELLTLARQLNEEDLEGACWEVIQFHASAIATRASFHNVKYDLLVSFVQRRSLRIEETTLFQGVARWAAKRCEEASVTASGANKRKALGEDLLTHIRFPLIQPEEFSKVVLPEEILTKDEVIDVLKYFSKVPIEGGIKFSFHPREASTHPVLCYYILDSRTKKIHRDGRSFNQGGKLAFAVSKNAFLCGLGFLFACGDSRRRLRLSMLRRGEKIRELSATTLADRYSYHFSSTYTTPSDAQGTTNVFFNRPIQLRAGTCYTIEVLEASSRSKTIYVSGGSSMSMSSSSGQNDIKYCGGCHIEEITRKDSKYWGYISALLYSNSRF, encoded by the coding sequence ATGACCACCAAAGAGGGAGCGGAGAGGTGGCAGGCAAAGAGAGGTACGGTAGCAGAAAGGAACAAGTACATGTTCAACAATCCTCTTTTGAGTGACATCAAGTTTTCCTTTCCTGGCAACGACACGATCATTCCAGCGCATAAATACGTTCTCGCTGTTAGCAGCTCTGTCTTCTTTGCTATGTTTTACGGTGATTTGGCTGAGACCAAGGATACTATTGACATCATTGACTGTGATCCAGAAACCTTTCTCAGCTTTTTGCGTTTCATCTATTGCGATGAAGCGATTTTTAAAGACACAGACAGTGCTgttaaagtgatgtttcttGCTGACAAGTACGACGTGCCTTCTCTTACAAGCGAAATCGTCAAGTATTTAGACGGAGAAATGGATCCAAGAAGCGCTTTTGAGCTCTTAACTCTTGCTCGCCAACTTAATGAAGAAGATCTGGAAGGGGCTTGCTGGGAGGTGATTCAATTCCACGCCAGCGCAATTGCTACAAGAGCTTCGTTTCACAATGTTAAATACGACTTGCTGGTCTCCTTTGTTCAACGACGGTCGTTACGCATCGAAGAGACAACGTTGTTCCAAGGAGTAGCTCGATGGGCAGCCAAGAGGTGCGAGGAAGCAAGTGTGACTGCCAGTGGCGCGAACAAACGGAAAGCACTCGGAGAAGATTTATTGACACACATTCGATTTCCTCTGATTCAGCCAGAAGAATTTTCAAAGGTTGTTTTACCTGAAGAGATTTTAACAAAGGATGAAGTTATCGAcgtgttaaaatattttagcAAGGTTCCAATTGAAGGCGggataaaattttcatttcatcCAAGGGAAGCAAGCACGCACCCTGTTCTCTGCTACTATATATTAGATAGcaggacaaaaaaaatacacagaGACGGACGCTCGTTTAATCAAGGCGGGAAGCTCGCCTTTGCAGTTAGCAAAAACGCGTTTTTGTGCGGTTTAGGGTTTCTTTTTGCCTGCGGTGATTCGCGCCGTAGACTCCGCCTATCAATGTTACGTAGAGGCGAGAAAATAAGAGAATTAAGTGCAACTACTCTTGCCGATAGGTATTCTTATCATTTTTCCTCAACCTACACTACACCGTCCGATGCTCAAGGCACAACAAACGTGTTTTTTAACAGGCCTATTCAATTGCGAGCAGGAACTTGTTACACGATTGAAGTATTAGAAGCATCCAGTCGTTCAAAGACGATTTATGTAAGTGGCGGCAGTTCCATGTCGATGTCAAGTTCGTCAGGTCAAAACGACATTAAATATTGTGGTGGGTGCCATATAGAGGAGATTACAAGAAAAGACAGCAAATACTGGGGATATATTTCCGCATTATTGTATTCAAACTCAAGGTTTTAG